A single genomic interval of Streptomyces graminofaciens harbors:
- a CDS encoding OsmC family protein, which produces MATTRTAHTVWEGNLLAGSGNVTFDSSGIGTQPVSWPSRAEEANGKTSPEELIAAAHSSCFSMALSHGLAGAGTPPTRLETKADVTFQPGEGITGIHLTVRGEVPGLDADAFASAAEDAKKNCPVSQALTGTTITLTAELA; this is translated from the coding sequence GTGGCTACCACGCGCACCGCACACACCGTCTGGGAAGGCAACCTCCTCGCCGGCAGCGGTAACGTCACCTTCGACTCCTCCGGTATCGGGACGCAGCCGGTGTCGTGGCCGTCGCGCGCCGAGGAGGCGAACGGCAAGACCAGCCCGGAGGAGCTGATCGCCGCCGCCCACTCCAGCTGTTTCTCCATGGCGCTGTCGCACGGTCTGGCCGGTGCGGGCACCCCGCCCACCCGGCTGGAGACCAAGGCCGACGTGACCTTCCAGCCCGGTGAGGGCATCACCGGCATCCACCTCACCGTGCGTGGCGAGGTGCCCGGCCTGGACGCCGACGCCTTCGCCTCGGCCGCCGAGGACGCCAAGAAGAACTGCCCGGTCAGCCAGGCCCTCACGGGTACGACGATCACGCTGACGGCCGAGCTGGCCTGA
- a CDS encoding vWA domain-containing protein, protein MSGRTRKKAADEQAKPDPATEAFTGGLALVSANSALAALNATMCRSKDTCAHAPDAGLVRVDSDGVLHAHPTRLADPKEWAWAVAHALIHLGFGHVPAATGRRVQPDRFDLAARCVVVNRFLLTFQVGRAPEHLPDSYPDGDEERLAARWRRDGIPAAYERCGTAGDEPDQLLMPWSKWMGNPPDHQLAFAHALTRAMATAMDMAGGRRDSMSGEALPRQPWDRALEWFVSSYPLLGGLAAGITIVADLELAHAYRIDIAAVNAEAGEIYINPLCRFDDEEWRFVLAHEMLHAALRHGDRCGPRDPFLFNIAADYVINGWLREMQVGTMPEGLLHDPALAGLSAEEVYDRIAADLRRTRRLATLRGKGAGDILGGPLGPPRDYVDLDEFYRRGLGQGLDLHQRQERGYLPGGLVEEIRALVHPPLPWDAQLARWFDEFVPRPEPLRTYARPSRRQASTPDIPRAGRYFPPEEIARCTFGVVLDTSGSMDRTLLGKALGAIASYAEARDVPAARVVFCDAAPHDAGFVPVTEIAGRVRVHGRGGTVLQPGIDLLQRADDFPPGAPVLVITDGWCDVLRVRREHAYLVPQGARLPFTARGPVFRVR, encoded by the coding sequence ATGAGCGGGCGTACGCGCAAGAAGGCCGCCGACGAGCAGGCAAAGCCGGACCCGGCCACCGAGGCGTTCACGGGCGGGCTGGCGCTCGTGTCGGCCAACTCCGCGCTCGCCGCGCTGAACGCGACGATGTGCCGGAGCAAGGACACCTGTGCCCACGCGCCGGACGCCGGCCTCGTCCGCGTCGACTCCGACGGCGTGCTGCACGCCCACCCGACCCGCCTCGCCGACCCGAAGGAATGGGCCTGGGCCGTCGCGCACGCCCTCATCCACCTCGGCTTCGGCCATGTCCCCGCCGCGACCGGCCGCCGAGTGCAGCCCGACCGCTTCGACCTCGCGGCCCGTTGCGTCGTCGTCAACCGCTTCCTGCTCACCTTCCAGGTCGGCCGCGCCCCGGAGCACCTCCCGGACTCCTATCCCGACGGCGACGAGGAGCGGCTCGCCGCGCGCTGGCGACGCGACGGCATCCCGGCCGCGTACGAGCGCTGCGGCACGGCGGGCGACGAGCCGGACCAGCTCCTGATGCCCTGGAGCAAGTGGATGGGGAACCCGCCGGACCACCAGCTCGCGTTCGCGCACGCCCTGACCCGCGCGATGGCCACGGCGATGGACATGGCGGGCGGCCGCCGGGACTCCATGAGCGGCGAGGCGCTGCCCAGGCAGCCCTGGGACCGGGCGCTGGAGTGGTTCGTCTCCTCGTATCCGCTGCTCGGCGGTCTCGCGGCCGGCATCACCATCGTCGCCGACCTCGAACTCGCCCACGCCTACCGCATCGACATCGCCGCGGTGAACGCCGAGGCCGGGGAGATCTACATCAACCCGTTGTGCCGCTTCGACGACGAGGAGTGGCGGTTCGTCCTCGCCCACGAGATGCTGCACGCCGCCCTGCGCCACGGCGACCGCTGCGGCCCCCGCGATCCGTTCCTGTTCAACATCGCCGCCGACTACGTCATCAACGGCTGGCTGCGCGAGATGCAGGTCGGCACGATGCCCGAGGGGCTGCTCCACGACCCGGCGCTCGCCGGGTTGTCCGCCGAGGAGGTCTACGACCGGATCGCCGCCGACCTGCGGCGGACACGGCGGCTGGCCACCCTGCGCGGCAAGGGCGCCGGCGACATCCTCGGCGGCCCCCTCGGCCCGCCCCGCGACTACGTCGACCTCGACGAGTTCTACCGCCGCGGCCTCGGCCAGGGCCTCGACCTGCACCAGCGGCAGGAGCGCGGCTACCTCCCCGGCGGCCTGGTCGAGGAGATCCGCGCGCTGGTCCACCCTCCGCTGCCCTGGGACGCCCAACTCGCCCGCTGGTTCGACGAGTTCGTGCCCCGCCCCGAACCGCTGCGGACCTACGCGCGCCCCTCGCGCCGCCAGGCGTCCACCCCGGACATCCCGCGCGCCGGACGGTACTTCCCGCCCGAGGAGATCGCCCGCTGCACCTTCGGCGTCGTCCTGGACACCTCCGGCTCCATGGACCGCACGCTGCTCGGCAAGGCGCTGGGCGCGATCGCCTCGTACGCGGAGGCCCGTGACGTACCGGCCGCGCGGGTCGTGTTCTGCGACGCGGCCCCGCACGACGCGGGCTTCGTGCCGGTCACCGAGATCGCAGGGCGGGTACGGGTGCACGGGCGCGGCGGCACGGTGCTGCAGCCCGGGATCGACCTGCTGCAACGGGCGGACGACTTCCCGCCGGGCGCGCCGGTGCTCGTCATCACGGACGGCTGGTGCGATGTGCTGCGGGTGCGGCGCGAGCACGCCTACCTCGTTCCGCAGGGCGCGCGGCTGCCGTTCACGGCGCGTGGGCCGGTGTTCCGTGTGCGATGA
- a CDS encoding ATP-binding protein, with translation MQAATAVTPSRIPELLLGLATVRPVFIWGAPGIGKSSLVREFAESLGLECVSLLGTQLAPEDLIGVPQIRDGRSVFCPPEAIARDEPYCLFLDELNAATPDVQKAFYSLILDRRIGNYELPKGSIVIGAGNRATDNALARPIASALVNRLAHVHLEASPKDWLVWAAGNGIHPWILDHLTDRPDHLWSKPPKTEEPFSTPRSWHMLSDALHSFGRALDEQTLKVLAHGTLTPAHAVAFCGYVKIVRSQYGIEAIIKGDARWPHRMEDRDLLYYLAESFRGRLIKELPAGKGHLSANGRQTAYRAKSLLVQLAEISVEVAQSVIASDADGNPVLPAWFLVEAARDMPRLVEARR, from the coding sequence TTGCAGGCTGCCACCGCTGTCACGCCTTCCCGTATCCCGGAACTGCTGCTCGGCCTCGCCACCGTGCGGCCCGTCTTCATCTGGGGCGCCCCCGGCATCGGAAAGTCCTCCCTGGTCAGGGAGTTCGCCGAGTCGCTGGGCCTGGAGTGCGTGAGTCTGCTGGGGACGCAGCTCGCCCCGGAGGATCTCATCGGCGTACCCCAGATCCGCGACGGGCGGTCCGTGTTCTGCCCGCCGGAGGCGATCGCCCGCGACGAGCCGTACTGCCTCTTCCTCGACGAGCTGAACGCGGCCACCCCGGACGTCCAGAAGGCCTTCTACTCGCTCATCCTCGACCGCCGTATCGGCAACTACGAGCTGCCGAAGGGCTCGATCGTCATCGGCGCCGGAAACCGGGCGACCGACAACGCGCTCGCCCGCCCCATCGCCTCCGCGCTGGTCAACCGGCTCGCCCACGTCCATCTGGAGGCCTCCCCGAAGGACTGGCTGGTCTGGGCGGCGGGCAACGGCATCCACCCGTGGATCCTCGACCACCTCACCGACCGCCCCGACCACCTGTGGTCGAAACCGCCGAAGACCGAGGAGCCGTTCTCCACGCCCCGCTCGTGGCACATGCTCTCCGACGCGCTGCACTCCTTCGGGCGCGCGCTCGACGAGCAGACCCTGAAGGTCCTCGCCCACGGCACGCTGACGCCCGCGCACGCGGTCGCCTTCTGCGGCTACGTCAAGATCGTGCGCAGCCAGTACGGCATCGAGGCCATCATCAAGGGCGACGCCCGCTGGCCCCACCGCATGGAGGACCGCGACCTGCTGTACTACCTCGCCGAGTCCTTCCGCGGCCGTCTCATCAAGGAGTTGCCCGCCGGCAAGGGGCATCTGTCGGCGAACGGGCGGCAGACCGCGTACCGCGCCAAGTCCCTGCTCGTGCAGCTCGCCGAGATCTCCGTCGAGGTCGCCCAGAGCGTCATCGCCTCCGACGCCGACGGCAACCCCGTCCTGCCCGCCTGGTTCCTGGTCGAGGCGGCGCGGGACATGCCCCGGCTGGTCGAGGCCCGCCGGTGA
- a CDS encoding phage holin family protein — MLAVWAVSAVTMLVLAGALPDFRLQSVDGDSATRIAVTAAVGAGVFGLLSSLVWPLLVRALLLVPALVLGLLVFFLNGSLLLVALWVNPVGHGEAAPETAVVVAAAMSAVASATGGALAVRDDDAYRRRLYRLADRRRRRADGGPGPVGPGIVFLQLDGVGHESLRQAVADGLMPTVARWLGDVVDGRPTHRPTHRLTPWRTDWSSQTGASQLGILHGSNHDVPAFRWYEKESREVMVCNRPSSAAELQRRAIERTGDGGLLTVDGASRGNLFSGGADQLALVLSIAARRGRRNRSRAGYFAYFSDPANAVRTAMSFVADVLREIGQSTRARIGKQRPRVKRGGLYPFIRAFATVVERDVVVAAVIGDMLAGRSAVYADLVAYDEVAHHSGPGSRDAAQVLERLDRSLALIAQVAEHAPRAYRIVLLSDHGQSPGETFLGRYGLSLGNLVRAGCGLPVPRKAQRTHSGAEARAAVRAALRLRVEEGAEQHRPSRRSEPIVLASGNLGLVSFPDVPHRMSKEEIDARHPALLSTLANHPGIGFVLVRSAEHGGLVLGAHGAEIPVDELSDEQPGPLADFGPGAADAVRRTHTFPHVADIMVNSWFDPADGEVLAFEEQIGSHGGLGGAQGRPFLLSPLALSEPVGDGTELVGAEHVHRVLRRWLRESDGPQVPLTAREEDRRAA, encoded by the coding sequence ATGCTGGCCGTGTGGGCCGTCTCCGCCGTGACGATGCTGGTGCTCGCGGGGGCGCTGCCCGACTTCCGGCTGCAGTCCGTCGACGGTGACAGCGCGACCCGGATCGCCGTCACCGCCGCCGTGGGCGCCGGCGTCTTCGGTCTGCTGTCCTCCCTCGTGTGGCCCCTGCTCGTACGGGCGTTGCTGCTCGTGCCCGCTCTCGTGCTCGGGCTGCTCGTCTTCTTCCTGAACGGGTCGCTGCTGCTCGTCGCGCTGTGGGTCAACCCCGTCGGGCACGGTGAGGCCGCACCGGAGACCGCCGTGGTCGTCGCCGCCGCGATGTCCGCCGTCGCGTCCGCCACCGGCGGCGCCCTCGCCGTGCGGGACGACGACGCGTACCGACGGCGGCTCTACCGGCTCGCCGACCGTCGCCGCAGGCGCGCCGACGGCGGTCCGGGGCCGGTCGGTCCCGGCATCGTCTTCCTCCAACTCGACGGCGTCGGCCACGAATCACTGCGGCAGGCCGTGGCCGACGGCCTCATGCCGACCGTCGCCCGCTGGCTCGGCGACGTGGTGGACGGACGCCCCACCCACCGCCCCACCCACCGGCTCACCCCGTGGCGCACCGACTGGTCCAGCCAGACCGGCGCCAGCCAGCTCGGCATCCTGCACGGCTCCAACCACGATGTGCCGGCCTTCCGCTGGTACGAGAAGGAGAGCCGGGAGGTGATGGTCTGCAACCGGCCCTCAAGCGCCGCCGAACTCCAGCGCCGGGCCATCGAGCGCACCGGCGACGGCGGCCTCCTCACCGTCGACGGCGCCAGCCGCGGCAACCTCTTCAGCGGCGGCGCCGACCAGCTCGCCCTGGTCCTGTCCATCGCGGCCCGCCGAGGCCGGCGCAACCGCTCCCGCGCCGGGTACTTCGCCTACTTCAGCGACCCCGCCAACGCCGTGCGTACGGCCATGTCGTTCGTCGCCGATGTGCTGCGGGAGATCGGGCAGTCCACCCGGGCCCGGATCGGCAAGCAGCGGCCCCGCGTCAAGCGCGGCGGGCTCTACCCGTTCATCCGGGCCTTCGCGACCGTCGTCGAACGCGATGTCGTCGTCGCCGCGGTCATCGGCGACATGCTCGCGGGCCGCTCCGCCGTCTACGCGGACCTGGTGGCCTACGACGAGGTCGCGCACCACTCCGGGCCGGGCAGCCGGGACGCCGCCCAGGTCCTCGAACGCCTCGACCGTTCCCTCGCGCTGATCGCCCAGGTCGCCGAACACGCCCCGCGCGCCTACCGCATCGTCCTGCTCTCCGACCACGGCCAGAGCCCCGGCGAGACCTTCCTCGGCCGCTACGGCCTCAGCCTCGGCAACCTGGTCCGAGCCGGCTGCGGACTGCCCGTACCGCGCAAGGCGCAGCGCACCCACAGCGGCGCCGAGGCCCGGGCCGCCGTACGGGCCGCGCTGCGCCTGCGCGTCGAGGAGGGCGCCGAACAGCACCGGCCCTCGCGCCGCTCGGAACCCATCGTGCTGGCCTCAGGGAACCTCGGCCTCGTCTCCTTCCCGGACGTACCGCACCGGATGAGCAAGGAGGAGATCGACGCCCGGCACCCCGCGCTGCTGTCCACCCTCGCCAACCACCCGGGCATCGGCTTCGTCCTCGTGCGCAGCGCGGAGCACGGCGGGCTCGTCCTCGGTGCGCACGGTGCCGAGATCCCCGTCGACGAGCTGAGCGACGAACAACCGGGCCCGCTCGCCGACTTCGGGCCGGGCGCCGCCGACGCCGTACGCCGCACGCACACGTTCCCGCATGTCGCCGACATCATGGTCAACTCCTGGTTCGACCCCGCCGACGGCGAAGTCCTCGCGTTCGAGGAGCAGATCGGCTCGCACGGCGGGCTCGGCGGCGCCCAGGGCCGCCCCTTCCTGCTGTCGCCGCTCGCGCTGTCCGAGCCGGTCGGGGACGGCACCGAACTGGTCGGCGCCGAGCACGTCCACCGCGTACTGCGGCGCTGGCTGCGCGAGTCGGACGGGCCGCAGGTGCCGCTGACGGCCCGCGAGGAGGACCGGCGGGCCGCCTGA
- a CDS encoding MBL fold metallo-hydrolase, whose amino-acid sequence MPVDITWWGHATCTVEDSGVRVLTDPLFARRLAHLRRRRGVPPPAQATVADVALVSHLHADHLHVPSLARLAPGTRLLVPRGAPRQVPGLRRLTRLRLVEVAPGDEVQVGDLVVRAVPARHDGRRLPVGPHRSPALGYVIEGEARTYFAGDTGLFESMAEDVGRIDVALLPVGGWGPYLGEGHLDAGRAAQALALLAPRSAVPVHYGTYWPIGLDAVRPHEFHSPGEEFVRLAATHAPEVAVHRLGHGESVRPEVTR is encoded by the coding sequence GTGCCGGTGGACATCACCTGGTGGGGTCATGCCACCTGTACCGTCGAGGACTCGGGGGTTCGCGTGCTCACCGACCCCCTTTTCGCGCGTCGGCTCGCCCATCTGCGCCGGCGTCGTGGGGTGCCGCCCCCGGCGCAGGCGACGGTCGCGGACGTGGCGCTCGTGTCGCATCTGCACGCCGACCATCTACACGTCCCGTCGCTGGCCCGGCTCGCCCCGGGCACCCGTCTGCTGGTGCCGAGGGGCGCCCCCCGCCAGGTGCCGGGGCTGCGCAGACTCACGCGTCTACGACTCGTCGAGGTGGCGCCCGGGGACGAGGTCCAGGTCGGTGACCTGGTCGTTCGTGCCGTGCCCGCGCGGCACGACGGGCGGCGCCTCCCGGTCGGCCCGCACCGGTCGCCCGCGCTCGGGTATGTGATCGAGGGCGAGGCGCGGACGTACTTCGCCGGGGACACCGGGCTGTTCGAATCGATGGCCGAGGACGTCGGGCGGATCGACGTGGCGCTGCTGCCGGTCGGCGGCTGGGGACCGTATCTCGGCGAGGGGCATCTGGACGCGGGGCGCGCGGCTCAGGCCCTTGCGCTCCTCGCGCCCCGAAGCGCCGTGCCGGTGCACTACGGGACGTACTGGCCGATCGGCCTGGACGCCGTGCGCCCCCATGAATTCCACTCCCCCGGCGAGGAGTTCGTGCGCCTGGCCGCCACGCACGCCCCCGAGGTGGCCGTGCACCGGCTGGGGCACGGGGAGTCCGTGCGGCCGGAGGTGACGCGGTGA
- a CDS encoding DedA family protein, whose product MVLSAAGTTLPHESTQQAVGYPTLFMLVLIGALVPVVPTGALVSSAAVVAFHQTAPFSLLLVFVTASLAAFLGDIALYWLGRRGMGSKNGSRWLEAIRRRAPEDRLARAQERLDDHGVTVLVLSRLVPAGRIPVMLACLLAKMPMRRFARGNLPACLAWAVTYQLIGIVGGSLFSEPWEGVVAAVALTLVISVAPGVWRRVRSAG is encoded by the coding sequence ATGGTCCTGTCCGCGGCGGGCACCACCCTGCCGCACGAGTCCACCCAGCAGGCGGTCGGCTATCCGACGCTGTTCATGCTGGTGCTGATCGGCGCGCTCGTGCCGGTGGTGCCGACGGGCGCGCTGGTCAGTTCGGCGGCCGTGGTGGCCTTCCACCAGACGGCGCCGTTCTCGCTGCTGCTGGTGTTCGTGACGGCGTCGCTGGCCGCGTTCCTCGGGGACATCGCGCTGTACTGGCTCGGCCGGCGCGGCATGGGCTCGAAGAACGGCTCCCGGTGGCTGGAGGCGATCCGCCGCCGGGCGCCGGAGGACCGGCTCGCCCGCGCCCAGGAGCGGCTCGACGACCACGGGGTGACCGTCCTGGTGCTGTCCCGGCTGGTGCCGGCCGGGCGGATTCCGGTAATGCTGGCGTGTCTGCTGGCGAAGATGCCGATGCGGCGCTTCGCACGAGGGAACCTGCCGGCCTGCTTGGCGTGGGCGGTGACGTATCAGCTGATCGGCATTGTGGGCGGGTCGCTGTTCAGCGAGCCTTGGGAGGGTGTGGTCGCGGCGGTCGCGCTGACCCTGGTGATCAGCGTGGCGCCCGGTGTGTGGCGGCGGGTTCGGTCTGCCGGGTGA
- a CDS encoding aminotransferase class I/II-fold pyridoxal phosphate-dependent enzyme, whose amino-acid sequence MRRTDPEGHGPVRYGPPPPDQGLPVLPELAAVLAAAADRSDAVPPGGPPALLDAACGYWERRGLPTEPDRVAAAPGGPVLLLALTAALGGDVLLPRPCAAWWEPEARALGRSVFHVGTPADCGGVPDPYALLETVRRIRAEGGDPRLLVLCVADDPTATVAPPELVHETMEAAAGEGLHLVSDETWRDTLHEPRETVLLSPAEMMPDRVTVVTDLAGAQLPPGWPAAVARFPANAAGAELHARVLDVLTALGARIATPVAVAAGYALDEPAPVTERLAAAVRLHARVATAAHRAVTTAGALALPPRAGRHLYADLSPLRSALTAHGVGDAQELEDFLTARLGMPAPGGHRFGDDLGALRVRLSTGPLLGATAAERMAALTAPDPLELPHVERALISFGTAFEDLRQDERDERDGRDELDERDEQDGRDGRDG is encoded by the coding sequence ATGCGGCGGACGGATCCCGAAGGTCACGGTCCCGTTCGCTACGGGCCGCCCCCACCCGATCAGGGCCTGCCGGTCCTGCCCGAACTCGCCGCCGTACTCGCGGCCGCCGCGGACCGCTCCGACGCCGTACCCCCCGGTGGCCCTCCCGCGCTCCTCGACGCCGCCTGCGGCTACTGGGAGCGGCGCGGTCTGCCCACCGAACCCGACCGGGTCGCCGCCGCCCCCGGCGGCCCCGTCCTGCTGCTGGCGCTGACCGCCGCGCTCGGCGGTGACGTCCTGCTCCCGCGGCCGTGCGCCGCCTGGTGGGAGCCCGAGGCGAGGGCGCTCGGCAGATCCGTCTTCCATGTGGGCACCCCGGCCGACTGCGGGGGCGTCCCGGACCCGTACGCCCTGCTGGAGACCGTGCGGCGGATCCGTGCCGAAGGCGGTGATCCGCGGCTGCTCGTGCTGTGCGTCGCCGACGACCCGACCGCCACCGTGGCGCCGCCCGAGCTGGTGCACGAGACCATGGAGGCCGCCGCGGGCGAGGGGCTGCACCTGGTCAGCGACGAGACCTGGCGCGACACCCTGCACGAGCCGCGGGAGACCGTGCTGCTCAGCCCCGCCGAGATGATGCCCGACCGGGTCACCGTCGTCACCGACCTGGCCGGTGCCCAGCTGCCGCCCGGCTGGCCCGCCGCCGTCGCCCGCTTCCCGGCGAACGCGGCCGGAGCGGAGCTGCACGCCCGCGTCCTCGACGTCCTCACCGCGCTCGGCGCCCGGATCGCCACCCCGGTCGCGGTGGCCGCCGGGTACGCGCTCGACGAGCCCGCCCCCGTCACCGAGCGGCTCGCCGCCGCCGTACGGCTGCACGCGCGCGTGGCCACCGCCGCGCACCGCGCCGTGACGACCGCCGGGGCGCTCGCCCTCCCCCCGCGCGCCGGGCGGCACCTCTATGCCGACCTCAGCCCGCTGCGCTCCGCGCTCACCGCGCACGGTGTCGGCGACGCCCAGGAACTGGAGGACTTCCTCACCGCCCGGCTCGGCATGCCCGCCCCCGGCGGCCACCGCTTCGGCGACGACCTCGGGGCGCTGCGGGTCCGCCTGTCGACGGGCCCGCTGCTCGGCGCGACGGCCGCCGAGCGCATGGCGGCGCTCACGGCACCCGACCCGCTGGAACTCCCGCACGTGGAACGAGCGTTGATCTCCTTCGGAACGGCCTTCGAGGATCTTCGGCAAGACGAACGAGACGAACGAGACGGGCGAGACGAACTAGACGAACGAGACGAGCAGGACGGGCGAGACGGGCGAGACGGATAA